In the genome of Candidatus Hydrogenedentota bacterium, the window GACAAGCACCCGGGCCAGCAGGTACGGCGGCATCCAGTTTCCCTCGTGCAGCGCGCAGATCCGGTAGAGCTTCGCCACCACCTCGTTGTCCGAGATACGCCCGGTCCGCCACTGGTGCAGCGCCAGGTTATAGCGCGCCTCGATATGCGTCGGGTCCGCCCCCCGGATCTCCGTCCACAGCACTTCCGCCTCGTGGGACTGCCCCAGGTCCGCCAGCGACACCGCGCGGTTGTTCATCAGATCGAAATTCCGGATCTCGATGTCGTGCCGGCTGCGCTCATAGGGTCGGCCAAGTTCCCGGACGTAGGAGTCTTGCAGCAGCGCGACCAGGCCGCGCATGCCGTCCGGGCGCTCGTTGGGCTCGTCGGCAAAGCACTGCTCCAGCACCGGCACGAGCGAATCGGGAACGCGGGGGACTTCCGGATACCGCGCGCCGTATTCGAGCAGGGTCTTGAGCACCTTGCGCGCCTCGCGCCCGTCGTGCCAGAACACCTCCCCGGCGAACATCTCCAGCGTAGCCAGCGCCAGGCTCCAGACGTCGCTCTGCGCGGTGACCTCGTTCAGCCGCGTGTAATCCGGCGAGCTGTACACCGGCGTCCCGCCCAGCGGCCCCCACCGCACCAGGCGCCCGGGTGTTCCGGGGGTCGAATCCCGTTCCATTACGCCGACGCGGGCCAGGCCGAAGTCCGTCACCTTCACCTCGCCGGTGGGGCCGACGAGGATGTTCTTCGGCTTGACGTCCTGGTGGACCACGCCGTTCACGTGCGCGTGGTGCAGCCCCAGGGCGGTCTGGATGAGGATGTCGTACATCCGGTCGAGCACATCGTCGCGGCTGCCGGCGTAGAGGCTGCGGTCGCGGATCATCTTGCCCAGGTCGGGCCCGTCCACATATTCGACAAACACCCGGGGGATCCCGCCGAGGCGGCGCACACAATAGCAGATAACCGTGTTCGGGTGGGGCGGCAGGTTGATCCACGTTTCGCACTCGTGCTCGAAGGTCGATACCCAGCCCTTTTCCGAAACGAGGCGTTCCTTGGGGCTCTTCACCGCCACATCGATGCCCCAGCCGCGGTGATGCACCCGGTGCACCACGCCCATACCGCCGCGCCCGAGCTCGTCGCGCACGTCGTAGAGCTCCATCAATAGATCGCCCTTTTCCCACTCAAACGGTATGGAATCCGCGTCGTAGTGGTGGAAGGTGACTTTGTCGTCCGGGTGAACCGGCGGCGTCACGCTGTTGACCGTCACGTAAATCGGGAATTCGCATACGGTGCACCGGCACATCCGCCCGAAATGCCGCTTCCGAACGCGCATGACATTGCCGCACTTGCAGGTAACGCTGTACCGCTGTATGGTGGACCGTTTCGTCGCCATAAACCGCCCTGCGTCCGCGCGCCGGCCCGAAGTCCGGCGCCCGGAAGCTGCTTCCCGCGCCCGCGGCGATGTTTCACGCCCGCGCGCGCCTGTATGACCCGTCAGGCCCCTCCAGACCTCTTCCTATCATACCACCGGCGGGCCGCTTTGCACCACGCTGGTCCGCCGGATGAGCAGGTAGGAGAAAATACTGTTCGCGCAAAGGAGAAACAGCCCGATCCGCATGCCGAGCTCGCCCAGCCCCCCCACCAGGACGAGCAGCAACACCATCATGACCACCCGCCCGCCCGCCAGCGGAACCTCGCTCGCGCACATGTACTCGATGCGCTCCGCCGGCTCGCTCGCGCTCCGGTCAATAATATCCAGCCGGATGCTCGAATAGGGGATCATGAACATGGGCAGCGCAATGGACCGGAGAATGCCGAACAGCACCAGGGTCCACGCATTGAGCAGCGAGGCGATCATCAACGCCGCCCCCATCAGCAGCGTGACCGAGATCCGCATCGAGCGCAGGCGTGATTCCGGGCGAACGGTCCGGCCCACCATATACGACACGATGATGCCCGCCATAAACTGCAGGGCCGTGTAGACCCCCACCAGCGCCGCATTCTCGGTTTTCATGTACATGGCCAGGCCGAGCACGAAGTAGAAGATGTGGAAAGAGCCGGCCTGGGTCGCGGACGCGGCCATGACAAGCCGCCAGTCCCGCTGGTCGCGGCCGGGAAACAGGGCCCGCCTCAGGTTGAAGGGGCGTCCCCGGCTGTCGCGGGTAATCCCGGCGCTGGCGAGGATGCTCAGCAGGTACAGCCCGACGGCCAGGGCGAAGAGCACATAGTAGCCCTTCTCCTCCTCCGGGATCCGCCACATTATCAGTGCGCTCACCGCCGGCGCGCCGAATCGCGAGGCGCCCGTGACCGCGTTGAGCCATCCGAAGAAGTAATCCCGCTGCGGCGCCTCCACCGCGTCGTAGTTGAAGGTGTTGTTGCCCGCCCAGAAGAAACCCCACGCCACCCCGAGCAAGGCGCCCAACGCTACCGGGTGGTCCGTCGCGCCCTCCCGCATCCACAAGAGCGCCCCGTAGTAAAGGGCGTGGAAACCCACGCCAATGCGAAACACATGCAGGCGGTCGAAGCGCTGGGCGCACCAGCCGGAGAACAGGTACACGGCGGGGGTCACCGCGTAGAGCGCGAGGTAGTGATAACAGACCACCTCGAACCGCATGCTGTGGACGTAGAAGTACACCCCCACAAACACGCTGCACAGGGCGTCGGCCACGTTGTAGAGGACATTCAGCACAAGCACCAGCCGGGCCTGGCTGGAAAGCGTGAGGGATTGAGACACGAATAGGGATACTCCGCGATACTACCCGGCGGTTGAATGTGCGAACCTGACTGCCCCCGCGCGCTTCGAGATGGGGCGGGGGGCGGCGGGTCCGCGGGCGCCACAGTATAGAGGAGTTGTCGGCCCCGGTTCACGCGACGGGAAATCAATACCGGACTTCGCCCCGCGGATCCTTGCTTTCCGGGGTCGGCTGGCCTACCATGACGCGTCGCGCGGCACGGCGTGCATATCTACCGGAGAACGCTGCATGGAAACGGACCTGTCCCCTCGCAACCTTTATGACGCCTCGGGCTTCGCCATTTATCGGGCGGTGCTGGACGCCGGCCTGATAGCCGAGGCCAACGCGCACGTCGACTGGCTCCTGGCGAAACATCCCGATCTGCGCCCGGAGCACCTGCACCATACCCTGTGCCAGCACGACCCCTTCTGGATACGCCTCGTAAGCGACCCGCGCCTCCTCGATATTGCGGAGGAGTACATCGGTCCGGACATCGCGCTCTACGGCACCCACTACATCTGCAAGCCGCCCCGCGACGGCCAGGCCGTGCTCTGGCACCAGGACGGCAGCTA includes:
- a CDS encoding protein kinase is translated as MATKRSTIQRYSVTCKCGNVMRVRKRHFGRMCRCTVCEFPIYVTVNSVTPPVHPDDKVTFHHYDADSIPFEWEKGDLLMELYDVRDELGRGGMGVVHRVHHRGWGIDVAVKSPKERLVSEKGWVSTFEHECETWINLPPHPNTVICYCVRRLGGIPRVFVEYVDGPDLGKMIRDRSLYAGSRDDVLDRMYDILIQTALGLHHAHVNGVVHQDVKPKNILVGPTGEVKVTDFGLARVGVMERDSTPGTPGRLVRWGPLGGTPVYSSPDYTRLNEVTAQSDVWSLALATLEMFAGEVFWHDGREARKVLKTLLEYGARYPEVPRVPDSLVPVLEQCFADEPNERPDGMRGLVALLQDSYVRELGRPYERSRHDIEIRNFDLMNNRAVSLADLGQSHEAEVLWTEIRGADPTHIEARYNLALHQWRTGRISDNEVVAKLYRICALHEGNWMPPYLLARVLVERGDAANACTVLENLAPEHKRIREVAFGIAVSHERLPKDRKLLWEALAHSSPVTAVHASRDGSHLLSGCEAGKVRWWKREEHLLIHTLEGHEGRVNAFALRRAETIALSAGEDGAIRAWDLAGGACLHVLRGHEGPVWCLDLCDEARTLVSGGADGTIRHWNLITGACEHAIDTKASPVRSVAVSSNGLYAISGHESGTIGVWDIRKGKRLKEFTQNKGPVLSMAVSHSRPIVVTTSGQNIRVWNLGRGEILHTLRGHKTDVTSVCIDQMNRFVLSGSAQGTLKIWDIKTGQCIRSLPGTAPLALSQDGRFCFTGDTGGILKAWRVHLDEAPLIAPFVICRDFMKKSEIPEVEV
- a CDS encoding MFS transporter — encoded protein: MSQSLTLSSQARLVLVLNVLYNVADALCSVFVGVYFYVHSMRFEVVCYHYLALYAVTPAVYLFSGWCAQRFDRLHVFRIGVGFHALYYGALLWMREGATDHPVALGALLGVAWGFFWAGNNTFNYDAVEAPQRDYFFGWLNAVTGASRFGAPAVSALIMWRIPEEEKGYYVLFALAVGLYLLSILASAGITRDSRGRPFNLRRALFPGRDQRDWRLVMAASATQAGSFHIFYFVLGLAMYMKTENAALVGVYTALQFMAGIIVSYMVGRTVRPESRLRSMRISVTLLMGAALMIASLLNAWTLVLFGILRSIALPMFMIPYSSIRLDIIDRSASEPAERIEYMCASEVPLAGGRVVMMVLLLVLVGGLGELGMRIGLFLLCANSIFSYLLIRRTSVVQSGPPVV